In Miscanthus floridulus cultivar M001 chromosome 19, ASM1932011v1, whole genome shotgun sequence, the DNA window CACTGTAtcttttgccattcttgtgccacgtcatttgtttcgcggactcctctgtcatgtactGCCGTTGCAGCCTCGGTACTATAGGAAGGTGCCGTATGACCATCTCGGGGATCTTAGACTGTTTCTTATTGCCATCACTGCCTTCTACCTCCACGTACCTAGAGGCTTTGCACTTCGGACAGTGTGTTGCTGTCTCGTGGTCTCCCCGGAACAGGACACACCCATTCTTACAGGCTTGGATCGGGTCATACGGCATCTTGAGTGCTCGAAGGAGCCTCTGTGACTCGTACGTGCTCTTCGGCAGGCAGTGAAGCTCCGGAAGCAACCCTCCAACAGTCGCCAACACGAGATCAAAACCATCTCGACTGATGCCCAGTGACGACTTCAACCCTATTAGGCGTGAAATAGCATCCAGTTTAGAAATGTGGGTGTTCGCGTGAAGGGGCTGCTGTGCCGCCTCCATCATGGTGTAGTACTGCCTTTGCGGTCTCCCTCTGGATCTTCTTCCTCCACCTCCATTCCTTGAACGAACAGCGCTTCATTAACGTCTGCCAGCAAGTCTGCCATTCCGGACATCTGCATCAAACCTCTCGAGGTTCGGTCTCACCACCGCCTCCCTAAGCCAGTTGGCGTTCCCCATGGAGGATCCAGTGGGTATAGTTTGGAACGTATCCGTTCTTCCAAATATCATGGTACATCGGCCGCCTCTCTTTCTTTTTGTCGTTCTTACACTTGCTACAGGGACACCACACCCGAATTGCCCCTTTAGCAGCTGGGCCAAATGCTTGCTCTAGGAAGTGACCGGTCCCCTTTACCCATTCCTCTATCTTGTCTTTGAACccctgtgtacatccactcacggtcagccATCCTCTGTCATGCGCAAACGTAAGCGAGTAACAGAGgtgatttatacctagggtggggGCGCAGAGGCGGGTAGCGGGCCGGTCGACGATCAGGGTCGCCGAGGTGCTCTGGGTCCCCTCCGACAAGCCCTGCTCTGCAAAACAAGAAAAACAACACTATAagtacaaaatttcggcagaacctcccctgtgcggggaggtttccaaaacctgcaagaaaaagccGGCACGATGGTCGACGTCCACATTTCGAGCACGATGGCTCACACAACCAtaatccggcacgaaggccatcaacgACACATCGACATGAAGGCTGATAACCCTGGGGCTTTACCTTCTTCGTCGGCGACGCGCAAGGACGACGGCGTGGACGAACGGTACGGAAGGTCGTCGGTCCGaggttcttcctcctcctccctcctcctcctcttcttcttcctccttccttccttccttctccttcttcttcttcctttttcccttcttttctcctccccttctttttcttcctcccttcttcctccttcctcccttctccttcttcctctttctctttctccttgttccttcttcctttttctttctcctccttgttcttcctcttcttcctgtgGCCGGTTGGGTTGGGGGGGAGAGGGAGCTCGGCGGGGACAGAGGGGGGAGCTCGGCGGGGAGAGGAGCCCCGAGCTCCTCACCGGTCGGGCGTGGCGGCGGCAGTCCTCGCCGGCCGATCGAGCCACGGCGGGGGGCGGGGCCGCGGCGGGCCGGTGGGGACACGGCGGGCCGGTTGGGTTGGGGGGGAGAGGGAGCTCGGCGGGGACAGAGGGGGGAGCTCGGCGGGGAGAGGAGCCCCGAGCTCCTCACCGGtcgggcgtggcggcggcggtccTCGCCGGCCGGtcgggcgtggcggcggcggtccTCGCCGGCCGGTCGAGCCGCGGCGGAGGGCGGGGCCGCGGCGGGGCGGCGGGGACACGACGGGCCGGCGGCACTGCGGCGGGGAGCAGGGAGCTGCGGCGGGCCGGCGGAGAtgcggcggcgcggcggagctgtggtggcggcggcgcaaTGGAGACATGGCGGATGGGGTTAGGGTCGGGCGCGATGGGGATGGGGTTAGGGTTGGGATGGGCTGGCTGGGCCtctgccttttatttttttttagaaaaaatgtgTTTGCCGACGGCCACGGCCATCGGCAAAGAACCATCACGTGGCGGCCTCAGGGGCCGTCCTGGGCCTCCACCTTGCCGATGGCTACCTGGGCCCGGCCATCGGCAAAGAAACTTTGCCGACGGCCTTCACATGccgtcggcaaagtttgaatttttttttgtttttttcagccCATTTTTTCCTGGTGCCTGTCCTACATCAAATATAACCCAACTTCAaaagttgggacaattttgagtttttagCTATATTTCGTTAATTATTTCTGTTTCTTTGCATTTTTCCGGTgactccaaatttgaactgcaggtacatgaaataatgggatTTTTTTATTCGAAAGATGGTATTCATGATTCTAGGAGTATGCTGAGTCTGTATCCAAGAGCTCGCATGAAATGACGACCATGTTGGCGTCGTAACATGGGGAGTTACGTGCGtggaaagtgtttttaaattatataaaatccatacgaagtccgaaattgACGAAACTTGACGAGTTGTGTTGTCATggcatgtggaggccgtggtaaaaatttcaaaaagtttcgagcaagtggtgACGTCGGATGACCAAAACCCATACATCTCCACAACTCGTCAAGTTTCGTACTTGTGGAGATGTATGGGTTTTAGGCCATCCGACAGTcaccacttgctcgaaactttttgaaatttttaccacggcctccacatgccATGACAACACAActcgtcaagtttcgtcattttcggacttcgtatggattttatataatttaaaaatactttcCACGCACGTAACTCCCCATGTTACAAAGCCAACATGGTCGTCATTTCATGCGAGCTCCTGGATACAGACTCAGCATACTCCTAGAATCATGAATACCATCTTTCGAATCAAAAAatcccattatttcatgtacctgcagttcaaatttggagtcGTCGAAAAAATGCAAAGAAACAGAAATAATTAACGAAATATAGctaaaaactcaaaattgtcccaactttTGAAGTTGGGTTATATTTGATGTAGGAAGGCACCAGGGAAAAAATGggctgaaaaaacaaaaaaaaattcaaactatgCCGACGGCATGTTAAGGCCGTCGGCAAAGTAGGTTTGCCGATGGCCAGCCATCGGCATAGACGGTGGGCCCGGCAGCTCCTGAGGCGGCCACATGGCCTGTCTATGCCAATGGCCGCGGCCGTCGGCATAGCCTTCCCTTTTGCCGACGGCCTGACGGCAAGGCCATCGGCAAAGGGCACGGCGTCGGCCGGCGTCTGCCCTGGGCCAATTTTGCCGATGGTCGGACGTTGCCGATGGCCTGGCCGTCGGCAAAGATTAGTATTTGCCGATGGCTTGGGTTTGCCGATGGCTTTGCCGTCGGCAAAGATCGGCTTTGGCGATGGCCTGTCTTTGCCGATGTCTGGACCGTCGGCAAAATATCTTTGCCGATGGCTCTGCTTTGCCATCGGCAAATCCTGTGGTCTGCCGATGGCTTATTCTCTGGCCATCGGCAAACCTCCCGGCCGTCGGCAAATAAGCCATTTCCGGTAGTGCATCAttgccgctgcctcagcatacaaagtttcacatcattgcatatgccattgCCTTAGTACAATTGGTTTAGAAGTTTGAACAAATTCATCATTGCAAATGCCACAAATTCAGTTAGCAGATAGagaagcaagtagtagtagtaagcaaCTTAAAATTTGGcatttgctcaaaaaaaattgGCATCATAGGCACTGGCATTTGCTCAGAACAAATTAGCATCATAGGCAATGGCATATGCTAAGCATTCCAAATATTGGCATCACAGGCAGCAATGGAAGCTAACTGAGCTTAGCAATGGAaatccaaaattccaaaaatTGCATAACATTAGCTAGGGTTCGTCATCTACATCACCAACCAACAGGAGTAGTAATAGTAGATATCAGTATGAAGTAGTAGTAGGAATTCAGTGAGTAGTAGATAGCAGTACAAATAGTAGGAAATAGCAGTAGGGTAGTAGAGAGCAACAGCCAGCCAACAccattagtagtagtagtagtagagactAGATAGAGTAGTAGAAATAGGAGCTAATAGCAGATATCAATAGTTGTAGCAGTAGGCAGATTAAATGCATAAACATGTTTGTTTGTAAATAATTGCTCTCAAAATAGCGGGTTGCTGCACCAAGCAGCCTTCCAACGCTTGTTGGTGATCACTGATCCTTGACTAATGTGACAGCCCTTCCTACCAAAATTACAGGTTCTAGATCAAAAATTAAGTGCCTAGAAAAATAGCAATATAACCAGGAAAATAAGTTACTGAAGATTAGTACAAAACAGGTTATATGCTCATAGGATTAACCAACTGATCAACTAATAAGCAGTTCAAATTAATAGATAAATTGCTAGGCAAATAATTAAACAGTGCTGAAAATAATCAACACTCTAGAATCCGGCTGTCACGTTGTCTCACTACACCGCTTTGTATCATCGAGCAACAAATTAGTCCGCTCAATAGTGCAATCACACCCAAGTTATAGAAACTAGCAGATTGCACATTAAAAAAATAATAGAGGCATCATAGGCAGCTATAGAATTAATCATAGGCATCACATAGGCAACAAGAAAAGGGGATCCAAAACCTGCAGGGAGGAAGAAAAGGGGATCCAAAACCTGCTAGGGTTCGGGCTCCCTgcgcggaggaggaagaagacggacGGAGGGACGCCGAGCAGGAGGAAGACGGCgcggggaaggaagaagacggtGCGGACGGAGGTACGCCGGGGAGGAAGACGACAGCGCGGATGGAGGGACACGGCCGCCGCTGCCGGAAATGGCCGGCCGGCACCAGCCAGCCACCTCTGGGCGGCCGAGGCGAGGGGGGGCCGGCCGCGGGAGCTGCCGGGGCGAGGCGCGGCCGGCGGCTGGGGGCGGGGCCGCGGCCCGACGACGGGGGTGGGCCGCGGCGGGTGCGGCCGGCGACGGGCGCAGTCGTGGGCGAGGCCGGCGGAGGGCGCGGGCGCACGCTGGCGCGAGGGCggggctcgccggcggcggcgattcgccggcgagggcgcggcagcggcgggggtgggcgcggcggcggctggggtgggcgcgggggagcgggcgGCTAGCTTAGGGTTGGGCCGCACGGGGGTTCGGCCGGTGGACTTGTAGTGCccggttttttttttgaaaatcatctttgccgagtgcctcctgggccggcactcggcaaagcctactttgccgagtgccccccatggcactcggcaaatttttttttattttgggcccaaattttttctggggccttgtgacagtatttcaaactctattttaaaatttggggcaattttgacttttttttatatatttcattaatttattttgtttcgtcgaatttttcgggatatttcaaatttcaactacaggtacatggaataatggactttggtcatccaaaaattgatactcatgatatttagggtatgtttaggccgtatccaggaactcacatgaaatctcgagcatctcgttgacgtaacatgtcgaggtacttaccgaaaatgtgattttaaattatataaaatgcaaacgaagtccgaaaatcatgaaacttatcgaggcgtcgtgttatcgcatgtggaggctgtggtaaaaagttgagaaggtttcgagcaagttgtgacatcggatacaaaaaacccagacatctccacatgtgatcattgTGAAACgaagtgatcacatgtggagatgtctgggtttttggcatccgacgtcacaacttgctcgaaacctttacaattttttaccacagcctccacatgtgataatacgatgcctcgacaagtttcgtgattttcggacttcgtttgcattttatataatttaaaatcacattttcggtaagtacctcgacatgttacgtcaacgagatgctcgagatttcatgtgagttcctggatacggcctaaacataccctaaatatcatgagtatcaatttttggatgaccaaagtccattattccatgtacctgcagttcaaatttgcaatATCCCAAACAAttagacgaaacgaaataaactaatgaaatatatcaaaaaaaagtcaaaattgctccaaattttaaaatagagtttgaaatattgtcacaaggccacagaaaaaaatttgggcccaaaatcaaaaaaaaaaattgtcgagtgccatgggggcactcggcaaagtgggctttgccgagtgccggcccagggggcactcggcaaagttgattttcaaaaaaaaaaattgccgagtgcttgacgctggcactcggcaaaataagttttaaaaaattaaaaaaaaatttgccgagtgcccaaggcttacgctcggcaaaataagtttttaaaaataataaaaaaaaattgtcgaGTGCCAACcgttaggcactcgacaaaatctgACGGCACTTTTGTCGAGTGggacttttgccgagtgctgcggcactcggcaaatcccagatttgccgagagccaggctttgccgagtgctttattttgccgagtgcggcactcggcaaaatatttctttgccgagtgccccgataaaaggtactcggcaaagtctcaggcactcggcaaagtacagttttccagtagtgagtgcccgataaaagacactcggcaaagagagctttgccgatcaattttttgacgtgtgttctttgccgagtgccgcactcggtaaaggctttgccgagtgtaatttggcctttgccgagtgcctgaatccagtagtgctgTCTGGGTGTATGATCACCCTCACCATCTATTATATAGTTTCAGTACTCAACTTTCCAATAATtcgtgtttaatttgtggcaacaaATTTATGTAATGGCtttgtatgcacatccatgtgaTCAATGCCGATGGTGACACAATTTGTGGCAACAAATTCATGTAATGGCtttgtatgcacatccatgtgaTCTATGCCGATGGTGACACACACACACTGATCGGAGGTGGTTGGACACACCCTGCTGGCTTCTAGTCAAATTCTTATAAATAAGGATTGACACATGCGTGTACACTGTCTAGGTGTATCAAGGTTGTCGTTCATCATATATTTGCTTCAATTCTCACATTTGCAACTCATGAGAGTCGTGGAAATAATTTTATAATAGCTTAGATTGTATGCGTTTGAGATACACAGTATGCACTGCACAGAGCATACGTCCTGGTAGACATGAACACTGTTTCATTTTGCAACGTAAGATCGAATCCAATTAAACACATCCAAGAAAGAGATGAAGGAAGGAAAAGAAGCAGCTAGCTGTAATGCCTCACGCTTTGCCTAACCCTTGCTGCTAGCCCATGGACACTACTGTAACGGCTTTCTCGCCTGTCTGGTTCAACTGCATATATATGTCAGCAACCTATACACACGTACGCAGCATGCGTACATATATACAACCCTTGCATTTAATTTGCACAACCTAGGAATCTAAACAACCAAGAAAGATGAAGAGGGAAAAAATAGTAATGTTAAGCAGCCGTAAAAATTGAATAGGAAAAGGAAGCAGTAATATATGTTAATTAGCCATCTTAGAGAGGACATGCATTGCGCTTAGAGGTTTTAACCTAGACAAACACACACTACAAACGCACTCacacacacccacacacacactcatACACAAACCCCAGAGTGCACGCTAGACTTACACACTATACACACACCACACATCCTTCTGGAGATCAACAAAGTCCCACTAGGCTCCGCAAGCGACACAAACCATACGGCACACGTCCTTTTGGAGATCAACGAAGTCCTATGGGGTTTCGCAAGCAACGGGCACGTCGCACTAGCATTGTGGCTTCACGCATACATCCAGGGCCTGCAAAATTATTTTAGAGAATAAATCCCTAGGTGAAACACTCGAGTCTAATCTCAGGAATAATAAAAGCCAGGCGGGCTGCGCTCGCACCTGGAGGTGCTGCCACTGAGCTATAAGCCCTCCATAATTGCTTAGTTGTTGTAACTAGGAACATATTTATGTTGTTTTAACTAAACACACACAAGTAGCAAAAAGGTATCATATATATCACATAGGAGCATGTACTAACGTCAACCTTATCCCGAACATTTATACACATGTTTTGCTATTTTGATTCAGAGGCATGGAAGTAACATTTCATCACTTCTCCCTTAAGATGCAAGTGAGCTTACTTGAGAAATAACTAAGCCAAACTTGATAAACAATTAGTGATCAATAGAGGAAGAGATTGAAAAATAGTGTAATCTTTTTTGATGAATGGGCGCATACATTGTACCAGCAAGATATGTCCATAAACAGTGATAAATATCCCTTTAGAACCTTATAATATTCAACCTTTAAATAATATATATAGCAGGAACTTGACGATAATTCTCTACCTGTAGGAGACATTGACGATCATGCAAGCATCAGCACGAACTTGACTGACACCGTTATTCCCCAGCTAAAGTGCCTGCTTTCTCTTGCAAAGGTGGTTGGTCAGCAAGTGGCTGAGTCACACTTTCCACTAATTCGATCGTATAACATCTCGATCAGATGTTTCTGTGATTACCAATTTTTTGTGGGATTTTCAAGCTGCAGGGGACAACGGCGGTGATCTTTGCATTAGCAGTTCAAGCATGATGACGGTAATGGCGGTGTCTGAGCTTGCATCCTCTGAGGGATGTGATCCACCAATAGGTAACTAGATGTtcacttgcaagttgcaagttgcaagtagtAATACATCAAAGATTTGTTATCAAGTCTCTTGCAGTGTTGTTGTGTATGGCATAATAGAAAGGATGAAGTTCATTCTTGTATGAGTTGATTGTACTGTACGATGTAGGAAACAAATAGTACAAGCCATCTCTCGATCTATCTGCAGACTGACGTTAACAAATCTGCGTGTgttgcatgtgtgtgtgtgtcacaCACTCATGCTCTGTGCAATGCATATTGTGTGTCTCACACACGCATACAATCTAAGCCATTATAAAATTATTTCCACGACTCACGAGTTGCAAATGTGAGTTGCAAATGTGAGCATTCAAGCAAATATACAATGAACGACAACCTTGATACACCTTGACAGTGTATACGCATGTGTGTCAACCACCTCCGAGTGTGCCGGCCGTATGGTACCACCACCACACCAGGGCTTGATTCGCCTGCGACCAAAAGTCCAAACAGAATAaaaagataaaagcatgctaataATTAAGCACCGGTGTAAGCTAGCAGACGAAAGCATGTACCGGCCACTGGCTGTGCCTATCCCTTGCCATGCTAATatgcccacgccgccgccggcgggtGGTGCGAAACGACTGAGCTGGCCACGCTCATCGTCGCCGATCGAGGGGGATCGGAGGCCACCAGAGCTGCTAGCTAGCTGCCGGTAGATTGACGACGGCAGCCGGAGAGATATATAGCCCAACCGACTGAGATCCGAGTAGAAATGGTTTGGAGAGAGCACaccgccggggtgggggagagcTAGCGTGGCGTATTTAACTTTAGAGATGTAACGTATGGCGCCGGCCGGCACCACCACCCGAGCAGTGGCACACACTTGTGTGCGAAATCTTTTGATCTAAGCCATAAAAATAGTGTAATATTTTGATCAATGTGCGTACATATATTAGTATATTACCAGCAGCATGTCATATCCATAAACAGTGGGCACGCTTTGTGTGCGTACTTGACTTGCAGAAAGAGATCGATGGATCCCTTGCACAGCGTGGACACTTGTAAACACTGAGAATACCGCCGGGGAGGGAAGAGCGTATTTAACTTTAGTCTGCAGATAGAGAGATGGCTTGTAACGTACCGTTTGCCGGCGCCACCAGCAGAGCAGCATGAGCCAGCACACGGAAGCAACCCCGGTCCCCGGGTGCCTCATCATCGAGATCGGCTACTTCACCACCGTGCCCACCAGCCTGCAGGAGTGGGCGCACGCGGCCAACAGTTCGTGTGGGAGTGGTTCACGGTACACCCGCTGCCGTTCCTGCCGGCACGGCTGCTGCTCATGTGCTCCATGCCCACTGGCCTGTGCGGCCACCCGGAGACGCGCGGGCTCGAGTACCGCCGCTGCCCCGTCTTCGGCATCGCGCGCTACTACTCCCGCACCTGCCCGTCGCTGCACTGGAGCATGGGCCACACGCGAGAGTGCGTCCCTGTGCACCAGTGGCTCATGGAAGCCATTGCCCACCAGGGTAGGCCGTCGTCAATGTCGATGCCAATGCTGCTGCTATCCCCGCCGTCAACAACGCCACTGATCAgcatggtgctggtgctggtgctggtgctgctctCCTGCTCCTCCTATGTAGACATGCATTGAGACGGCCGCTAGCTATATTCACTAGCGCTATATATGTCTCCTATCCTATATTGTCATTTAAATCTTAACTTTCCGTCAGTAGTTTTATCAAAAAAGAAACTTTCTGTCAGTATTTTCGTTTTCCTTTGTGTAATCGCCTATATATTTCCATCTATGTAATATTTCCAATTTATATAATATATATCAGTGAGTTTcttttctatatatataatactagttttttttttgtattgtCCTTATATTATTATGCTTGGACGACAGTGTTATACTGTCACACattcatcatttcatgtgtgtaCTACACTACTACGTGTTGTGTTCCTCTGATACATTTATCACTTCATGTGCATATACTGCGTGTTGTATTTGTGTGTCACACATTTatcatttcatgtgcatataCTGCGTGTGTTTCTATGTCCAGGCCGTGTTGCGTCCGGGCGCGAGAACGGCTGACCGGCAGGCCTCTGTGGCGTTTTGTGGCGAACGGAACGTGTGCACCCGATCGAACCGCACATGTGTCGGACTCGGACTCGGACTCGGACTCGGACTGGAGGGAGGGATGCCCGGAGGCCCTGGCTGCCGGGCATATTCATTTCATTACGCGTTGAGTTGAGGAAGTAACTATTACACGGCGGTGAAATTAAAGTAAACAGGAATTGACTGAAGCAGCAGGAGCAGGGCAGCAGGCAGCCGGTGGCGGTGGCTACGAGGCCGCGCTAGCTAGGCATCAGGGCGCCGCCTGGCGGCCCGGACGATGGCGGCGGTCTGTGCCAGGGTGAACGTCTCGACGAGGTTCTGCTCGTATCGAGGGTCGACGTGCATCGTCGGATCGGTTGCCGTTGTGCGCCTTCACGGACTCCTCCGACGCGAACGCCAGCCGGCATGGCTCGCACGCGAACCTCAGGCAGCCCGGGCCTCTGAAGGGCTCCTGGTCGGCCTCATGCGCCGACTTAAGGCGTTGCCTCGTCGTCCCCGTTGTTGTCGTCCCCGAAGCTCAACGTCGAGAGCAAGCATGGCAGCACCCGTCCCAAAGCACCGTCCAACCGACTCCACCGCTTGCACAGGAGGGTGAATGCAGGAGagcggaggggggggggggggggggggggcggctgtCTTTGATCCAATAAGCACTCAACAAGGCCAGTATCCAGAAGTACGAGGAGGTAGCTCGAGTTGGAAGCTTGACGAAGCACCAGAGAACCCGCCTAGACGAGCAGCGAGCAGCTCCGCCACCTCACTTGCAGGGGGCAAGGGCTCCGTCCCACAGACGGTCACGATCACGACATGCGCAAGGTCCTCCTTCTACCCTAGCCACGCGATCATCTCAGTTGATAAGGCATGGGGGAGATTGCACAGGCATGGCAAAGGCTTCAGGGGGAACCACCGCCAGAGAAACTAGCTATTCACTAGCGCTATATATGTCCTATCCTATGTTGTCATTTAAATCTTAACTTTCTGTCattagttttataaaaaaaaaagaactttCTGTCAGTAGTTTCGTTTTCCTTTGTGTAATCACCTATATATTTCCATCTATAATATTTCCCATTTATATAATATATATCAGTGAGTTtctcttccatatatatatagtactagttttttttttgtattgtGCTTATTATGCTTGGACGACAGTGTCACACTACTGCCACcggtgcagcaaggctttttgctcccggttgggaaacccttttagtcccggtttcccaaccgagagtaccaatccgggactaaaggtaccctccattagtcccggcttgacgtccgggggacctttagtcccggttggaaacaccaaccgggagtaaagggagcCTTCAGGCTTGGCCAGGGACCGCCACGgggcaggacctttagtcccggttggaaacaccaaccgggactaaatgtctctcttttttttcctttttctggtttctatttttggtttcttttttcatttaatgattagttttgatattaaaatacattttcgaatacgctgctaatagtaatatatatgtgtacttcgcacgcgtaagttttcgttcgaactttgtacataaataacaaacgaatatacgcgtacatgcatatatatatgatgatcatatatacacacgttattttatgtacatataatatatatatatatatatatatatatatatatatatatatatatatatatatatatatatatatatatatatatatatatatatatatatatatatatattatacaaaggtttgatatataaattgtttatgaccttagcaattcactcctccagatttggcatccacgtttcgttcgggtcattgtagaactcgccgttggggttgatgacctggtcatttagaaatcctgctatagtctc includes these proteins:
- the LOC136526619 gene encoding uncharacterized protein, producing MSPLRRRHHSSAAPPHLRRPAAAPCSPPQCRRPVVSPPPRRGPALRRGSTGRRGPPPPRPTGRRGPPPPRPTGEELGAPLPAELPPLSPPSSLSPPTQPARRVPTGPPRPRPPPWLDRPARTAAATPDR